From the genome of Vicia villosa cultivar HV-30 ecotype Madison, WI linkage group LG2, Vvil1.0, whole genome shotgun sequence, one region includes:
- the LOC131649142 gene encoding uncharacterized protein LOC131649142 → MDNNVTVNQGATRRTHTYTFHREGMVQLGQLGELVTGHNETVFSDNYGNILSLLYSRVDEWALSTLLQFYDPDIRCFTFSDYQLAPTLEEYSYLLNIKIQHRVPFVCVPEKPRLDYIANALYLSLGDVHDNWKKNGDTHGFYMSFLVEKAQEFADKGIWEAFNAILAALIYGIVMFPNIHKFVDLAAICLFMDKNPVPTLLADTYYSIHSRHGKRGAIRGCLPLLYKLFKSHLPASGPFVTSTQKWSQRIMGLTANDIVWYQFRTGISEVIIRCGNFGNVPLIGTRGCINYNPVLALRQLGYTMKSGPSDREIYQSVYFEKGADPIALEEIRKAWNNIHIGERSTLGAKNAIAMEPYTDWVKGRVKTLLLPFPEVPLLYAQPPKISETMVSRERFDQVRVANLRLKEKDRDMDLKRYFLKQTKNELARELKTLKGESSQARKRVRTEKDGKAVVAPTEDPQKVIEKAIKEEKEKLRRESPPDLLDGVSIALYIETLLFVFEPTRLRGLL, encoded by the exons ATGGATAACAACGTGACCGTCAATCAAGGAGCTACAAGGCGCACACACACTTATACTTTCCATCGCGAGGGTATGGTTCAATTGGGACAATTGGGTGAATTGGTCACTGGTCATAATGAAACAGTGTTCAGTGACAATTATGGCAACATATTATCTCTTCTGTATTCGCGTGTCGACGAATGGGCCTTATCTACTCTTCTGCAGTTCTACGACCCAGATATCCGTTGTTTCACATTTTCGGATTATCAGCTAGCTCCCACTCTCGAAGAGTACTCTTACCTCCTcaacatcaagattcaacacagagTGCCTTTTGTTTGTGTCCCAGAGAAACCTAGGTTGGATTacattgccaacgctctttatttgagcttggGGGATGTTCATGATAACTGGAAGAAGAATGGTGATACTCATGGCTTCTACATGAGTTTCCTGGTTGAAAAAGCTCAAGAATTTGCCGACAAAGGAATATGGGAGGCTTTCAATGCTATTTTGGCCGCTCTGATCTATGGAATTGTGATGTTTCCcaacattcacaagttcgttgattTGGCTGCTATATGTCTTTTTATGGACAAGAATCCAGTACCCACCCTATTGGCTGACACATATTATTCCATTCACTCTCGGCATGGTAAAAGAGGGGCTATTAGAGGTTGCTTGCCGCTGTTATATAAATTGTTCAAATCTCACTTGCCTGCTAGTGGTCCGTTTGTTACCTCTACTCAGAAATGGTCTCAGAGAATCATGGGACTTACTGCAAACGACATCGTGTGGTATCAATTCCGAACAGGCATATCTGAAGTCATTATCAGGTGCGGAAACTTTGGTAACGTCCCGCTCATTGGGACAAGAGGATGTATTAACTACAACCCAGTTCTAGCTCTTCGTCAGTTGGGCTATACCATGAAGAGTGGGCCTTCGGATAGGGAGATTTACCAATCCGTATACTTTGAAAAGGGAGCTGACCCTATAGCGCTTGAGGAAATCAGGAAGGCCTGGAATAACATTCATATAGGTGAGAGATCCACTCTGGGAGCCAAGAATGCCATTGCTATGGAGCCCTATACCGATTGGGTTAAGGGGAGAGTCAAGACACTTTTGTTACCATTCCCGGAAGTTCCTCTCTTGTATGCACAACCTCCGAAGATATCAGAAACTATGGTATCAAGAGAACGTTTTGACCAGGTCCGCGTCGCCAATTTGAGACTGAAAGAGAAAGATAGGGATATGGATTTGAAGCGCTATTTCCTTAAACAGACAAAGAATGAACTGGCCCGTGAACTTAAAACTCTCAAAGGAGAGTCTTCTCAAGCCAGGAAGAGAGTTAGAACTGAAAAGGACGGAAAAGCTGTTGTTGCTCCTACTGAAGACCCTCAAAAGGTTATAGAAAAGGCTataaaggaagaaaaagagaagCTCAGACGCGA ATCACCACCAgatttgttggatggggtctctattgctctttatattgaaACATTGTTATTTGTGTTTGAACCTACTCGCCTTAGGGGGCtattatga